The Camelus dromedarius isolate mCamDro1 chromosome 1, mCamDro1.pat, whole genome shotgun sequence genome has a window encoding:
- the CSN1S1 gene encoding alpha-S1-casein isoform X1, with the protein MKLLILTCLVAVALARPKYPLRYPEVFQNEPDSIEEVLNKRKILELAVVSPIQFRQENIDELKDTRNEPTEDHIMEDTERKESGSSSSEEVVSSTTEQKDILKEDMPSQRYLEELHRLNKYKLLQLEAIRDQKLIPRVKLSSHPYLEQLYRINEDNHPQLGEPVKVVTQEQAYFHLEPFPQFFQLGASPYVAWYYPPQVMQYIAHPSSYDTPEGIASEDGGKTDVMPQWW; encoded by the exons ATGAAGCTTCTCATCCTTACCTGCCTTGTGGCTGTTGCGCTTGCCAGGCCT aaatatcctCTCAGGTACCCAGAAGTCTTTCAA AATGAACCAGACAGCATAGAG GAAGTCCTCAACAAAAGAAAGATTCTTGAGTTAGCAGTG GTTTCACCCATTCAGTTTAGACAG GAGAACATCGATGAACTGAAG GATACTAGGAACGAACCAACCGaa gaTCACATCATGGAAGACACTGAG cgaaAGGAATCTGGAAGCAGTTCAAGTGAG gAAGTTGTTTCCAGTACCACTGAG cagaaggACATTCTCAAGGAAGATATGCCCTCCCAACGCTATCtg GAAGAGCTTCACAGACTGAACAAATACAAACTACTCCAGCtg GAAGCTATCCGTGACCAG aaacTTATTCCAAGAGTGAAGCTGTCCTCCCACCCATAtctg GAACAACTTTACAGAATAAATGAGGACAACCACCCCCAACTG ggggAGCCTGTGAAAGTAGTGACTcag GAACAGGCATACTTCCATCTTGAG CCTTTCCCACAATTCTTCCAGCTTGGTGCCTCTCCCTATGTTGCTTGGTATTATCCTCCACAAGTCATGCAATATATTGCTCACCCCTCATCCTACGACACCCCTGAAGGCATTGCCTCTGAGGACGGTGGAAAAACTGACGTTATGCCACAGTGGTGGTG a
- the CSN1S1 gene encoding alpha-S1-casein precursor — protein MKLLILTCLVAVALARPKYPLRYPEVFQNEPDSIEEVLNKRKILELAVVSPIQFRQENIDELKDTRNEPTEDHIMEDTERKESGSSSSEEVVSSTTEQKDILKEDMPSQRYLEELHRLNKYKLLQLEAIRDQKLIPRVKLSSHPYLEQLYRINEDNHPQLGEPVKVVTQPFPQFFQLGASPYVAWYYPPQVMQYIAHPSSYDTPEGIASEDGGKTDVMPQWW, from the exons ATGAAGCTTCTCATCCTTACCTGCCTTGTGGCTGTTGCGCTTGCCAGGCCT aaatatcctCTCAGGTACCCAGAAGTCTTTCAA AATGAACCAGACAGCATAGAG GAAGTCCTCAACAAAAGAAAGATTCTTGAGTTAGCAGTG GTTTCACCCATTCAGTTTAGACAG GAGAACATCGATGAACTGAAG GATACTAGGAACGAACCAACCGaa gaTCACATCATGGAAGACACTGAG cgaaAGGAATCTGGAAGCAGTTCAAGTGAG gAAGTTGTTTCCAGTACCACTGAG cagaaggACATTCTCAAGGAAGATATGCCCTCCCAACGCTATCtg GAAGAGCTTCACAGACTGAACAAATACAAACTACTCCAGCtg GAAGCTATCCGTGACCAG aaacTTATTCCAAGAGTGAAGCTGTCCTCCCACCCATAtctg GAACAACTTTACAGAATAAATGAGGACAACCACCCCCAACTG ggggAGCCTGTGAAAGTAGTGACTcag CCTTTCCCACAATTCTTCCAGCTTGGTGCCTCTCCCTATGTTGCTTGGTATTATCCTCCACAAGTCATGCAATATATTGCTCACCCCTCATCCTACGACACCCCTGAAGGCATTGCCTCTGAGGACGGTGGAAAAACTGACGTTATGCCACAGTGGTGGTG A